A part of Geothrix oryzae genomic DNA contains:
- the sfsA gene encoding DNA/RNA nuclease SfsA has product MILVEKTGLVPGTLIQRYKRFLADVRLDDGRVVTAHTTNTGSMKTCWEPGDRVLLEPAVNPDRKLKFTWLTVERPGGWVGVETGMPNRVVAAAARKDVLPGLSGLHGVRTEVKYGAENSCIDVLALDGEGRQVFIEVKNTTLKEGDWALFPDAVTERGTKHLRELQAMVREGHRAAIALFVHRTDVDRFDAAREIDPVYATELDRAAETGVRILPLAVRLVTRREGDGLWSLGWEVPGLLPWVRRG; this is encoded by the coding sequence ATGATCCTGGTCGAGAAGACCGGTCTGGTGCCCGGCACGCTGATCCAGCGGTACAAGCGCTTTCTGGCGGATGTCCGGCTGGACGATGGCCGTGTCGTCACCGCTCACACCACCAACACGGGTTCTATGAAGACCTGCTGGGAGCCCGGCGACCGGGTGCTGCTCGAGCCGGCCGTCAATCCAGACCGTAAGCTGAAGTTCACCTGGCTGACGGTGGAACGCCCCGGAGGCTGGGTGGGGGTGGAGACGGGCATGCCCAACCGCGTGGTGGCCGCAGCCGCCCGGAAGGATGTCCTGCCTGGTCTGTCCGGTCTGCACGGCGTCCGCACCGAGGTGAAATACGGGGCCGAGAACAGCTGCATCGATGTGCTGGCCCTGGACGGCGAGGGTCGCCAGGTGTTCATCGAAGTGAAGAACACCACGCTGAAGGAGGGCGACTGGGCCCTGTTCCCTGACGCGGTGACGGAGCGCGGAACCAAGCACCTGCGGGAGCTCCAGGCCATGGTGCGCGAAGGCCACCGGGCCGCCATCGCCCTGTTCGTGCACCGGACGGATGTGGATCGCTTCGACGCGGCGCGGGAGATCGATCCGGTCTATGCGACGGAGCTGGACCGGGCCGCGGAAACCGGGGTACGGATCCTTCCGCTGGCTGTGCGTCTCGTCACAAGGCGGGAAGGGGATGGTCTCTGGAGCCTTGGGTGGGAAGTGCCGGGCCTTCTGCCCTGGGTTCGGCGTGGCTAG
- a CDS encoding PhzF family phenazine biosynthesis protein, with protein MRLPIYQIDAFADRTFTGNPAAVVLLDQWLPEPVMQAIAGENNLAETAFLVHEPAGWRIRWFTPACEVDLCGHATLASAFVLFERDPLLPRIAFQSRSGSLAVDREGERLVLDFPSRPPAAMAPVPGLSEALGARVREVWKARDLVAVLDDEATVRGLKPDLAALAGMDDFAVVVTAPGEEADFVSRFFGPRVGVPEDPVTGSAHSTLVPFWASRLGRTKLRALQVSPRGGELHCELRGDRVAIGGRAVKVLEGTFFL; from the coding sequence ATGCGCCTTCCCATTTATCAAATCGATGCCTTTGCCGACCGCACCTTTACGGGCAACCCGGCGGCCGTGGTGCTTCTGGACCAGTGGCTGCCGGAACCGGTGATGCAGGCCATCGCCGGTGAGAACAACCTGGCGGAGACCGCCTTCCTGGTGCACGAGCCCGCAGGTTGGCGCATCCGCTGGTTCACACCGGCCTGTGAAGTGGACCTCTGCGGCCATGCCACCTTGGCCTCGGCCTTCGTGCTGTTCGAGCGGGATCCCCTTCTGCCGCGGATTGCCTTCCAGTCCCGGAGCGGGTCGCTGGCAGTGGACCGCGAGGGCGAGCGGCTGGTCCTGGACTTTCCCAGCCGCCCGCCTGCGGCCATGGCCCCCGTTCCGGGGCTGTCCGAGGCCCTGGGGGCCCGCGTGCGGGAAGTCTGGAAGGCCCGGGACCTGGTGGCCGTGCTGGACGACGAAGCCACCGTACGGGGCCTGAAGCCTGACCTCGCGGCCCTGGCCGGGATGGACGACTTCGCCGTGGTGGTCACGGCCCCGGGGGAAGAGGCCGATTTCGTCTCGCGGTTCTTCGGTCCGCGGGTGGGGGTTCCGGAGGACCCCGTCACCGGGAGCGCCCACAGCACCCTCGTGCCCTTCTGGGCATCGCGCCTGGGGCGCACGAAGCTGCGGGCGCTGCAGGTCTCCCCCCGGGGCGGCGAACTCCACTGCGAGCTGCGCGGGGACCGGGTCGCCATCGGCGGCCGCGCCGTGAAAGTGCTGGAGGGGACCTTCTTCCTCTGA
- the gcvH gene encoding glycine cleavage system protein GcvH encodes MFPADLKYTKDHEWLKPAGDGTALVGITQYAQDALGDVVFVDLPEAGATFAQGEEFGTVESVKTVSELNMPSAGEVLDVNASLADHPEAVNEDPYGKGWMVKIKLTGGLAGDLLDAAAYEALVSAESH; translated from the coding sequence ATGTTTCCTGCCGACCTGAAGTACACCAAGGACCACGAATGGCTGAAGCCCGCGGGCGACGGCACCGCGCTGGTGGGCATCACCCAGTACGCGCAGGATGCGCTCGGCGATGTGGTCTTCGTGGACCTGCCGGAGGCCGGCGCCACCTTCGCCCAGGGCGAGGAATTCGGGACGGTGGAATCCGTGAAGACGGTGTCTGAGCTGAACATGCCCTCCGCCGGCGAGGTGCTCGATGTGAACGCCTCCCTGGCCGATCATCCGGAAGCCGTGAACGAAGATCCCTACGGCAAGGGCTGGATGGTCAAGATCAAGCTGACGGGCGGTCTGGCGGGCGATCTTCTGGACGCGGCCGCCTATGAAGCCCTGGTGAGTGCCGAGAGCCACTAG
- the gcvT gene encoding glycine cleavage system aminomethyltransferase GcvT, which translates to MSELMKTPLNAAHRALNAKMVDFGGWDMPVQYPAGILAEHEAVRTKAGLFDVSHMGEIRVKGPGALALVEHLTPNAVSKLAIGQVHYTAFLYENGTFVDDLLVYREAEEEFLLVVNAGNSDKDFAWVQKHAPAFDCTVVNESPATGQIALQGPLAVQILQPLTKTPLDPIGYYFFTHGEVAGVKCLISRTGYTGEDGFELYCAAGDTERLWNAVMAAGTPQGLLPAGLGCRNTLRLECKMALYGHEIDDSIHALEAGLGWIVKLDKGDFIGRDALLAAKAAPAPRKLVGFKTLEKRDIARDHMPVVQGGKQIGFVTSAAPSPTCGINLGLAYVPTELAKTGNRIEIEIRGRAVPAEIIPTPFYKRTK; encoded by the coding sequence GTGTCTGAGCTCATGAAGACCCCCCTGAACGCCGCGCATCGGGCCCTGAACGCCAAGATGGTGGATTTCGGCGGCTGGGACATGCCGGTGCAGTACCCCGCCGGAATCCTCGCCGAGCACGAGGCCGTGCGGACCAAGGCCGGTCTCTTCGATGTGAGCCACATGGGCGAGATCCGCGTGAAGGGCCCCGGCGCCCTGGCGCTGGTGGAGCATCTGACGCCCAACGCCGTGTCGAAGCTGGCCATCGGCCAAGTGCACTACACCGCCTTCCTCTACGAGAACGGCACCTTCGTGGATGATCTCCTGGTCTACCGCGAGGCCGAGGAGGAGTTCCTGCTGGTGGTGAACGCCGGCAACTCGGACAAGGATTTCGCCTGGGTGCAGAAGCACGCCCCGGCCTTCGACTGTACGGTGGTGAACGAAAGTCCCGCCACGGGCCAGATCGCCCTCCAGGGCCCCCTCGCGGTCCAGATCCTCCAGCCCCTCACCAAGACCCCGCTCGATCCCATCGGCTACTACTTCTTCACCCATGGCGAAGTCGCCGGGGTCAAGTGCCTCATCAGCCGGACGGGCTATACGGGCGAGGATGGCTTCGAGCTCTACTGCGCCGCGGGCGACACCGAGCGCCTCTGGAACGCCGTGATGGCCGCCGGCACGCCCCAGGGCCTGCTGCCTGCGGGCCTGGGCTGCCGCAACACCCTGCGACTCGAGTGCAAGATGGCCCTCTACGGCCACGAGATCGACGACAGCATCCACGCGCTGGAAGCCGGGCTGGGCTGGATCGTGAAGCTCGACAAGGGCGATTTCATCGGCCGCGACGCCCTGCTGGCCGCCAAGGCGGCGCCTGCGCCCCGGAAGCTCGTGGGCTTCAAGACCCTCGAGAAGCGCGATATCGCCCGGGACCACATGCCCGTGGTGCAGGGCGGGAAGCAGATCGGCTTCGTCACCAGCGCCGCGCCTTCGCCCACCTGTGGCATCAACCTCGGCCTGGCCTATGTCCCCACGGAGCTGGCCAAGACCGGCAACCGCATCGAGATCGAGATCCGCGGCCGCGCCGTGCCCGCCGAGATCATCCCCACGCCGTTCTACAAGCGGACGAAGTAG
- a CDS encoding CoA transferase subunit A, whose protein sequence is MIDKRVSSALEAVQDIPDGAHLAVGGFGLCGIPEHLIAALVRTGVKDLTCYSNNAGVDDFGLGLLLKNRQIRKMVSSYVGENAEFERQFLHGELEVELVPQGTLAERMRAGGAGIPAFFTPTGAGTKVAEGKETRQFHGRECVLESGIFADFALVKAWKADRLGNLVFRKTARNFNPMAATCGKVCIAEVEEIVEVGALDPDAIHTPGIFVHRLVLGTAFEKRIEKVVTR, encoded by the coding sequence ATGATCGACAAGCGCGTCAGCAGTGCCCTGGAAGCGGTGCAGGACATCCCGGACGGAGCCCACCTCGCGGTGGGCGGATTCGGCCTCTGCGGGATCCCCGAGCACCTCATCGCCGCGCTGGTTCGGACCGGCGTGAAGGATCTCACCTGCTATTCCAACAATGCCGGGGTGGATGACTTCGGGCTCGGCCTTCTCCTGAAGAACCGCCAGATCCGGAAGATGGTCAGCAGCTATGTGGGCGAAAACGCCGAGTTCGAGCGGCAGTTCCTCCACGGCGAGCTGGAGGTCGAGCTGGTGCCCCAGGGCACGCTGGCCGAGCGCATGCGGGCGGGCGGCGCGGGCATCCCGGCCTTCTTCACCCCCACCGGCGCCGGCACGAAGGTGGCCGAGGGCAAGGAGACTCGCCAGTTCCACGGCCGGGAGTGCGTCCTGGAATCCGGCATCTTCGCCGACTTCGCCCTGGTGAAGGCCTGGAAGGCCGACCGCCTCGGGAACCTGGTCTTCCGCAAGACCGCCCGGAACTTCAACCCCATGGCGGCCACCTGCGGGAAGGTCTGCATCGCCGAGGTGGAGGAGATCGTCGAGGTCGGCGCGCTGGATCCCGATGCGATCCACACGCCGGGCATCTTCGTCCACCGGCTGGTGCTGGGCACGGCCTTCGAGAAGCGCATCGAGAAGGTCGTCACCCGGTAG
- a CDS encoding LysM peptidoglycan-binding domain-containing protein encodes MALPLLTALLWGTMPVQLPASSPQAHVAVAPPRAPESDSTRIARLRSLVEAAEQALEAEDETAAADRADEADVLTADWPAELLRNADVQSLLQRLKEVQDQLAEEEAPEAEPGLKTTGEVVSISGEELRAELERVRAAEQGATYDFPIDLNDKVLTWVSLFTTTKRGFMENALGRASMYMPMIRQVFAEEGVPQDLAYLAVIESGFRNEAKSHAKAVGMWQFIRSTGRIYGLTGNAWIEERRDPVKATRAAARYLKRLYEISGDWYLASSGYNAGPLTLERAIQNIGTRNFWDLARSRWLRTETKNYVPELCAAILVGRNPERYGLRILPLPPYAYETVAVPSMTSLTVLARCAGTDSNTLKALNPELLRGSTPPGAYMLRVPPGKAGECLRQLARMPAGKRLDFQHYTVRKGDTLAKVARRFRLTPDDLLDANDLTAKQFKPGKRLLVPPPPTLALDDRDLAPKVERVKLLGDRPLEPLPALTPVPTASETATSPGAEPPLAAEKPAPPEPAAAPGLAPAAAAPPRESPVRPVEVPSHPPGGEPEAASGTLYRARPGDTLAKISRARGVPLGALMRLNPQAVKTLRPGDPVRLPGSATPAASASARASAPSPASGAASGSASTTPRVHVVQKGETLAAIGRKYGLDPKDLKVWNRMKRDRIQAGQRLRLSPR; translated from the coding sequence ATGGCGCTGCCGCTTCTGACCGCCCTCCTCTGGGGGACGATGCCGGTGCAGCTGCCGGCGTCGTCCCCCCAGGCGCATGTGGCGGTCGCTCCTCCCCGGGCGCCTGAATCCGACTCGACCCGCATCGCGCGCCTCCGGAGCCTCGTGGAAGCGGCGGAGCAGGCCCTGGAGGCCGAAGACGAAACGGCGGCGGCCGATCGTGCCGACGAGGCGGATGTCCTCACGGCGGACTGGCCTGCGGAACTGCTGCGGAACGCCGATGTGCAGAGCCTTTTGCAGCGGCTGAAGGAGGTCCAGGACCAGCTCGCCGAGGAGGAGGCCCCCGAGGCCGAGCCCGGCCTCAAGACCACTGGCGAGGTGGTGTCCATCAGCGGCGAGGAACTGCGGGCGGAACTGGAGCGGGTCCGGGCCGCAGAGCAGGGCGCCACCTACGATTTCCCCATCGATCTGAACGACAAGGTGCTCACCTGGGTGAGCCTCTTCACCACCACCAAGCGCGGCTTCATGGAGAACGCCCTGGGTCGCGCCTCGATGTACATGCCGATGATCCGGCAGGTCTTCGCGGAGGAAGGGGTGCCGCAGGATCTGGCCTACCTGGCTGTGATCGAATCGGGCTTCCGCAACGAGGCCAAGAGCCACGCCAAGGCCGTGGGCATGTGGCAGTTCATCCGTTCCACGGGCCGCATCTACGGCCTCACGGGCAACGCCTGGATCGAGGAGCGGCGCGACCCGGTGAAGGCCACCCGCGCGGCGGCCCGCTACCTCAAGCGGCTGTACGAGATCTCCGGCGACTGGTATCTGGCTTCCTCCGGCTACAACGCCGGTCCCCTGACCCTGGAGCGCGCCATCCAGAACATCGGGACCCGGAATTTCTGGGATCTGGCCCGCTCCCGTTGGCTGCGCACCGAGACCAAGAACTATGTGCCCGAACTGTGCGCCGCGATCCTGGTCGGGCGCAACCCCGAGCGCTACGGCCTGCGCATCCTGCCGCTGCCTCCGTACGCCTACGAGACGGTGGCCGTGCCCAGCATGACCAGCCTCACGGTGCTCGCCCGCTGCGCCGGTACGGATTCGAACACCTTGAAGGCCCTGAATCCGGAGCTGCTGCGGGGTTCCACACCGCCGGGCGCCTATATGCTGCGCGTGCCCCCGGGCAAGGCCGGTGAGTGCCTGCGCCAGCTCGCCCGCATGCCCGCCGGCAAGCGGCTGGACTTCCAGCACTACACCGTCCGGAAGGGCGACACGCTGGCCAAGGTGGCCCGGCGCTTCCGGCTGACGCCGGATGACCTGCTGGATGCCAACGACTTGACGGCGAAGCAGTTCAAGCCGGGCAAGCGCCTGCTGGTGCCGCCTCCCCCCACCCTCGCGCTGGATGATCGGGACCTGGCCCCCAAGGTCGAACGCGTGAAGCTGCTCGGAGACCGGCCCCTGGAGCCGCTCCCCGCGCTGACGCCCGTTCCGACGGCTTCGGAGACGGCCACCTCTCCGGGCGCCGAACCTCCGCTCGCAGCGGAGAAGCCCGCGCCGCCTGAGCCGGCGGCCGCACCCGGGCTGGCGCCTGCCGCGGCGGCACCGCCCCGTGAAAGCCCTGTCCGCCCGGTGGAAGTCCCCTCCCATCCGCCCGGCGGCGAGCCGGAGGCCGCTTCTGGCACCCTGTACCGCGCCCGGCCCGGCGACACCCTGGCCAAGATTTCCCGGGCCCGCGGCGTTCCCCTGGGAGCGCTCATGCGGCTGAACCCCCAGGCGGTGAAGACCCTTCGCCCCGGCGATCCCGTGCGGCTGCCGGGCTCAGCGACACCGGCGGCCTCGGCCTCAGCGCGGGCTTCGGCCCCGTCCCCGGCCTCGGGGGCGGCCTCGGGTTCGGCCTCGACCACCCCACGCGTCCATGTGGTCCAGAAGGGCGAGACTCTGGCCGCCATCGGCCGGAAGTACGGCCTGGATCCCAAGGATCTCAAGGTCTGGAACCGGATGAAGAGGGACCGGATCCAGGCGGGCCAGCGGCTCCGGTTGTCCCCCCGCTGA
- a CDS encoding ABC-F family ATP-binding cassette domain-containing protein, translated as MLASLNHVDLRFGPQEVLKDVTWAIQEGECWGVIGRNGAGKSTVFKLLLGQLEADSGTVVRPTKERGIRMGHYAQDLVPETHGSVLEEALAAFGDVERLQHEMRELEHRMGEAGADLELVMARYQKVTETFEHLDGFSIRARAESILQSLGFAATDFERSVETLSGGQKSRVMLAKAILQGQDLLLLDEPTNHLDLPSLRWLEDFIQDTDATVAIISHDRYFLDKIATEILELDLGRSRVYEGNYSEFMEKKEQELELLERHYEQQQAYIKNQEEYIRRNIAGQNTKQARGRRTHLAKLDRIQKPLRDRRKVKFSFPETQRGGDVALVLENASVGWGGQALYAPLEQLQIKRGQKVGIVGLNGTGKSTLLKAICEEIPFITGQARLGSQVKLGYFDQHHRNLDPRNTVFQQIHAVNPQALKQDVLGFLAKFQFRGDEVDKPVTALSGGERARLSIATLIRHGVNLLLLDEPTNHMDIPSMEAMEDTILSFTGAAIVVTHDRYLLGRVADSLLRIHEGKAEFREGGYEDHQAWVDLDLSADEGSGSPEPESPKRSSAPQPKQPATGKAPGPAAGPAPSSKSAAIDKDKQRAIKRFEKQVAEAESKVADLEAKLAELQKDMAAMDPSDWQAFNARLDGQKALEADLAYAMSDWEAAQTALEEAQR; from the coding sequence ATGCTCGCTTCCCTCAACCATGTGGATCTTCGCTTCGGCCCGCAAGAGGTGCTGAAGGATGTCACCTGGGCCATCCAGGAAGGCGAGTGCTGGGGCGTCATCGGCCGCAACGGCGCGGGCAAGAGCACGGTCTTCAAACTGCTGCTGGGCCAGCTCGAGGCGGACAGCGGCACCGTCGTGCGCCCCACGAAGGAGCGCGGCATCCGCATGGGCCACTACGCCCAGGACCTGGTGCCCGAGACGCACGGGAGCGTGCTGGAAGAGGCGCTGGCGGCCTTCGGCGATGTGGAGCGCCTGCAGCACGAGATGCGCGAGCTGGAACACCGCATGGGCGAGGCCGGCGCGGATCTCGAGCTGGTGATGGCGCGCTACCAGAAGGTCACGGAGACCTTCGAGCACCTCGACGGCTTCAGCATCCGGGCCCGCGCGGAAAGCATCCTGCAGTCCCTGGGATTCGCGGCCACGGATTTCGAGCGCTCGGTGGAGACCCTCTCGGGCGGCCAGAAGAGCCGCGTGATGCTGGCCAAGGCCATTCTCCAGGGCCAGGATCTGCTGCTGCTGGACGAGCCCACCAACCACCTGGATCTGCCCAGCCTGCGCTGGCTGGAGGACTTCATCCAGGACACGGACGCCACGGTGGCCATCATCAGCCACGACCGCTACTTCCTGGACAAGATCGCCACCGAGATCCTCGAGCTGGATCTCGGCCGCTCGCGGGTCTACGAGGGCAACTACTCGGAGTTCATGGAGAAGAAGGAACAGGAGCTGGAGCTGCTGGAACGGCACTACGAGCAGCAGCAGGCCTACATCAAGAACCAGGAAGAGTACATCCGCCGGAACATCGCCGGACAGAACACCAAGCAGGCCCGGGGCCGCCGCACCCACCTCGCCAAGCTCGACCGCATCCAGAAACCCCTGCGTGACCGCCGCAAGGTGAAGTTCAGTTTTCCGGAGACCCAGCGCGGCGGCGATGTCGCGCTGGTACTGGAGAACGCCAGTGTGGGCTGGGGTGGGCAGGCCCTCTATGCGCCTCTGGAGCAGCTGCAGATCAAGCGGGGCCAGAAGGTCGGCATCGTGGGCCTCAACGGCACGGGCAAATCCACCCTGCTCAAGGCCATCTGCGAAGAGATCCCCTTCATCACGGGTCAGGCCCGCCTGGGCAGCCAGGTGAAGCTCGGCTACTTCGACCAGCATCATCGGAACCTGGACCCCCGCAACACGGTGTTCCAGCAGATCCACGCCGTGAATCCCCAGGCGCTGAAGCAGGATGTGCTGGGCTTCCTGGCGAAGTTCCAGTTCCGCGGCGACGAGGTGGACAAGCCCGTCACGGCGCTGTCCGGCGGCGAGCGGGCCCGCCTGAGCATCGCCACGCTCATCCGTCACGGCGTGAACCTGCTGCTGCTGGACGAGCCCACCAACCACATGGACATCCCCAGCATGGAGGCCATGGAAGACACGATCCTGAGCTTCACCGGCGCGGCCATCGTGGTGACCCACGATCGCTACCTGCTGGGCCGGGTGGCGGATTCCCTGCTGCGCATCCACGAGGGCAAGGCCGAGTTCCGCGAAGGCGGCTACGAGGATCACCAGGCCTGGGTGGATCTGGACTTGAGCGCGGACGAGGGATCCGGAAGTCCGGAGCCCGAATCCCCGAAGAGATCGTCAGCGCCGCAACCGAAGCAACCTGCGACCGGGAAGGCTCCGGGCCCCGCTGCTGGTCCCGCCCCGTCCAGCAAGTCCGCCGCCATCGACAAGGACAAACAGCGGGCCATCAAGCGTTTCGAGAAGCAGGTGGCCGAAGCCGAGTCCAAGGTGGCCGACCTGGAGGCGAAGCTGGCCGAGCTGCAGAAGGACATGGCCGCCATGGACCCTTCCGACTGGCAGGCCTTCAACGCCCGCCTGGATGGCCAGAAGGCGCTGGAGGCGGATCTGGCCTATGCCATGAGCGACTGGGAGGCAGCGCAGACCGCCTTGGAGGAAGCCCAGCGGTAG
- a CDS encoding D-glycero-alpha-D-manno-heptose-1,7-bisphosphate 7-phosphatase, with amino-acid sequence MSAKPAIFLDRDGTLNEEVDYLSDPEQLVMIPGAAAAVARLNARGIPVVVVTNQSGIGRGRYGWDDFAAVMSRMGALLALENGRIDAVYASPHHEQGQGAYAVADHPERKPNPGMLVRAAEELGLDLARSWMVGDKDIDLEAGRRAGCRVALVRTGYGAQVDGSAADLVAPDLGGAVDRILAQWP; translated from the coding sequence GTGAGCGCAAAACCCGCGATCTTTCTCGACCGGGACGGCACCCTCAACGAGGAGGTCGATTACCTGTCCGACCCCGAGCAGCTGGTGATGATCCCCGGTGCGGCGGCCGCCGTGGCCCGGCTCAATGCCCGGGGGATCCCCGTCGTGGTGGTGACCAACCAGAGCGGCATCGGCCGCGGCAGGTACGGGTGGGACGATTTCGCCGCCGTCATGAGCCGGATGGGCGCGCTGCTGGCCCTGGAGAACGGCCGCATCGACGCGGTCTATGCCTCGCCCCATCACGAGCAGGGGCAGGGGGCCTACGCCGTGGCGGACCATCCGGAGCGCAAACCCAACCCGGGGATGCTGGTGAGGGCCGCGGAGGAGCTGGGCCTCGACCTGGCCCGCTCATGGATGGTGGGCGACAAGGACATCGACCTGGAGGCGGGTCGCCGGGCCGGTTGCCGCGTGGCGCTCGTCCGGACGGGCTACGGCGCCCAGGTGGACGGTTCCGCGGCGGACCTGGTGGCGCCGGACCTTGGCGGAGCCGTGGACCGCATCCTGGCCCAGTGGCCATGA
- a CDS encoding SDR family oxidoreductase: MTQFRGAHVFITGAASGLGRLMALEAARRGARVSLVDRDATGLAEVCAAIQGEKGDARDFVVDLSDRAAIQATCAEVLETRGGVDILINNAGVVSGKPLLECSDEAIERTFQVNALALFWTVRAFLPGMTKTGKGHIVTVASAAGLAGTARLVDYSASKFAAVGFDESLRMELKRLGSPVRTTVVCPFFIDTGMFEGVKTRFAWLLPILQPGYVVGRIMGAIEGNRARLIMPRFVMTVPVVRVLPPFLFDAVLAFFGVNRSMDEFVGRH, from the coding sequence ATGACGCAGTTCCGCGGCGCCCATGTCTTCATCACCGGTGCGGCCAGCGGCTTGGGCCGCCTCATGGCCCTGGAGGCCGCCCGGCGGGGGGCCCGCGTGAGCCTGGTGGACCGGGATGCTACGGGGCTGGCGGAGGTCTGCGCGGCCATCCAAGGGGAGAAGGGGGATGCCAGGGACTTCGTGGTGGACCTTTCGGACCGGGCGGCCATCCAGGCCACCTGCGCAGAGGTGCTGGAGACCCGGGGTGGCGTGGACATCCTCATCAACAACGCGGGCGTCGTCTCGGGCAAGCCCCTGCTGGAGTGCAGCGACGAGGCCATCGAACGGACCTTCCAGGTGAATGCCCTGGCGCTCTTCTGGACGGTGCGCGCCTTCCTTCCCGGTATGACGAAGACGGGGAAGGGCCACATCGTCACCGTGGCCTCCGCCGCCGGCCTGGCGGGCACCGCGCGGCTGGTGGATTACTCGGCCTCGAAATTCGCCGCGGTGGGCTTCGACGAATCCCTGCGCATGGAACTGAAGCGCCTGGGCAGTCCGGTGCGCACCACCGTGGTGTGCCCCTTCTTCATCGACACGGGCATGTTCGAGGGCGTCAAGACCCGCTTCGCCTGGCTGCTGCCGATCCTCCAGCCCGGCTATGTCGTCGGCCGCATCATGGGGGCCATCGAAGGGAACCGCGCCCGGCTGATCATGCCCCGCTTCGTGATGACCGTCCCCGTGGTGCGGGTGCTGCCGCCCTTCCTCTTCGATGCGGTGCTGGCCTTTTTCGGCGTGAACCGGAGCATGGACGAGTTCGTGGGACGGCACTAG
- a CDS encoding TolB family protein, translating to MRRRFLAVLWALSLGAQAPTPPPDSLHDALHDVRETHLRGVKKLTDTGSNAEAYWSNDGRKIIFQSTRDGHPCDQLYTMNADGSDQKRVSSGKGRVTCGWFLPGDRKIIYASTHGAGPECPEGPPFTPGKYQWPVFQGYDLYIAGADARDAKPFLPAPGYDAEATAAPNGKWIVFTSERGGDVDLWRVDLDGKHLVRLTDGVGYDGGGVFSPDSKLIAWRTNYPKGEAATAKYQELLKRHLVEPMEMDIWVMNADGSAKRQVTKLPGAAFAPIFTPDGKGLVFATNHHDNQGRGRGFDLFRINLDGTGLERLTWTGVFNSFPHFSPDGRKLLWVSGRAPRGPRQFDVCVAEWLP from the coding sequence ATGAGGAGGAGGTTCCTGGCCGTCCTGTGGGCGCTGAGCCTTGGTGCTCAGGCGCCGACACCACCCCCGGACAGCCTGCACGACGCCCTGCACGATGTCCGGGAGACCCATCTCCGGGGCGTGAAGAAGCTCACGGACACCGGCTCCAACGCCGAGGCCTACTGGTCGAACGACGGCCGGAAGATCATCTTCCAGAGCACCCGCGACGGCCATCCCTGTGATCAGCTCTACACCATGAACGCCGACGGTTCCGACCAGAAGCGGGTCAGCTCGGGCAAGGGCCGGGTCACCTGCGGCTGGTTCCTGCCCGGGGATCGGAAGATCATCTATGCCAGCACCCATGGGGCCGGCCCGGAGTGCCCCGAGGGGCCGCCCTTCACGCCCGGCAAGTACCAGTGGCCCGTGTTCCAGGGCTATGACCTCTACATCGCCGGCGCCGACGCTCGTGATGCGAAGCCGTTCCTGCCCGCTCCAGGCTACGACGCCGAGGCCACCGCGGCGCCCAACGGCAAGTGGATCGTCTTCACGAGCGAGCGCGGCGGTGATGTGGATCTCTGGCGGGTGGACCTCGATGGGAAGCACCTCGTGCGCCTGACCGATGGTGTGGGCTACGACGGCGGCGGCGTGTTCAGCCCGGATTCCAAGCTCATCGCCTGGCGCACCAATTACCCGAAGGGCGAGGCCGCCACGGCGAAGTACCAGGAGCTGCTCAAGCGCCACCTTGTCGAACCCATGGAGATGGACATCTGGGTGATGAATGCCGACGGCAGCGCCAAGCGGCAGGTCACGAAACTCCCGGGGGCGGCCTTCGCGCCCATCTTCACGCCGGATGGCAAGGGCCTCGTCTTCGCCACCAACCACCATGACAACCAGGGCAGGGGGCGGGGGTTCGACCTCTTCCGCATCAATCTGGACGGCACGGGTCTGGAGCGCCTCACCTGGACCGGCGTGTTCAACTCCTTCCCCCACTTCAGCCCCGATGGCCGGAAGCTGCTCTGGGTGAGCGGCCGGGCCCCCCGGGGCCCGCGCCAGTTCGATGTCTGCGTGGCGGAGTGGCTCCCGTGA